The proteins below are encoded in one region of Paenarthrobacter ilicis:
- the ftsH gene encoding ATP-dependent zinc metalloprotease FtsH, whose amino-acid sequence MKAKSFFKGPGIWIVVVVGLLLVAFATLAPGGSTRIDTKDGLDLLSQSGKVEQAKIFDAENRVDLVLKDNLNLDGQDKGKNVQFFYVTDRGPDVVKAVTSANPEKGFTDQPVESNWFSGLFSLLIPVLLLGVLFWFLLSRMQGGGSKVMQFGKSKAKLVNKDMPQVTFADVAGAEEAVEELQEIKEFLQEPAKFQAVGAKIPKGVLLYGPPGTGKTLLARAVAGEAGVPFFSISGSDFVEMFVGVGASRVRDLFEQAKASSPAIIFVDEIDAVGRHRGAGIGGGNDEREQTLNQLLVEMDGFDVKTNVILIAATNRPDVLDPALLRPGRFDRQITVEAPDMIGREQILNVHAKGKPMAPGIDLRAVAKKTPGYTGADLANVLNEAALLTARSNANLIDDRALDEAIDRVMAGPQKRSRVMKELERKITAYHEGGHALVAAALRNSAPVTKITILPRGRALGYTMVIPDDDKYSVTRNELLDQMAYAMGGRVAEEIVFHDPSTGASNDIEKATSTARKMVTQYGMSERVGAVKLGQGGGEPFLGRDAAQERNFSDQIAYVVDEEVRRLIDQAHDEAYAILTENRDVLDRLALELLERETLNQQEIADIFHDIRKRDFREIWLSKESRPVQSLPPVESRAEKAEREAQEEAKEARLDEPLDVVPPHAQGVSGQEPFGIPGPDGGNDSTHRG is encoded by the coding sequence ATGAAAGCTAAGAGTTTCTTCAAGGGCCCGGGCATCTGGATTGTTGTCGTTGTTGGCTTGCTCCTGGTGGCATTCGCAACGTTGGCTCCGGGCGGTTCCACCCGCATTGACACCAAAGACGGCCTTGACCTCCTTTCCCAGAGCGGAAAAGTCGAGCAGGCAAAGATATTCGACGCCGAGAACCGCGTTGACCTGGTGCTCAAGGACAACCTCAACCTGGACGGCCAGGACAAGGGCAAGAACGTACAGTTCTTCTACGTCACGGACCGCGGTCCGGATGTGGTGAAGGCTGTTACCAGCGCCAACCCGGAAAAGGGCTTCACTGACCAGCCGGTTGAGAGCAACTGGTTCTCCGGCCTGTTCTCGCTGCTTATTCCTGTGCTGCTGTTGGGTGTCCTGTTCTGGTTCCTGCTGTCCCGCATGCAGGGCGGTGGCTCCAAGGTAATGCAGTTCGGCAAGTCCAAGGCCAAGCTGGTCAACAAGGACATGCCGCAGGTGACTTTCGCTGATGTGGCTGGTGCCGAGGAGGCCGTTGAAGAGCTCCAGGAAATCAAGGAGTTCCTGCAGGAGCCCGCTAAATTCCAGGCCGTTGGCGCCAAAATCCCCAAGGGCGTGCTGCTGTACGGCCCTCCAGGTACCGGTAAGACCCTGCTGGCCCGTGCTGTTGCCGGCGAGGCCGGGGTTCCGTTCTTCTCCATCTCCGGCTCGGACTTTGTTGAGATGTTCGTGGGCGTCGGCGCTTCCCGTGTGCGCGATCTTTTTGAGCAGGCCAAGGCCAGCTCCCCGGCCATCATCTTCGTGGATGAAATCGACGCCGTTGGCCGGCACCGTGGTGCGGGTATTGGCGGCGGAAATGATGAGCGTGAGCAGACCCTGAACCAGCTCCTGGTGGAGATGGACGGCTTCGACGTCAAGACCAACGTCATCCTCATCGCGGCCACCAACCGCCCGGATGTCCTTGACCCGGCCCTGCTCCGTCCTGGCCGTTTTGACCGCCAGATCACGGTTGAAGCTCCGGACATGATTGGCCGTGAGCAGATCCTGAATGTCCACGCCAAGGGCAAGCCGATGGCCCCGGGGATTGACCTCCGTGCAGTGGCCAAGAAGACCCCGGGTTACACCGGCGCGGATCTTGCCAACGTGCTGAACGAGGCTGCCCTGCTGACGGCGCGTTCCAACGCCAACCTCATTGACGACCGCGCCCTGGATGAAGCCATTGACCGCGTGATGGCCGGTCCGCAGAAGCGCAGCCGCGTCATGAAGGAACTCGAGCGCAAGATCACCGCGTACCACGAAGGTGGGCACGCGCTGGTTGCAGCAGCACTGCGGAACTCCGCGCCCGTCACCAAAATCACCATCCTTCCCCGTGGCCGCGCCCTGGGTTACACCATGGTGATCCCGGATGACGACAAGTACTCGGTGACCCGCAACGAGTTGCTGGACCAGATGGCGTACGCCATGGGTGGCCGCGTTGCGGAGGAAATCGTGTTCCACGATCCCTCCACCGGCGCATCCAACGACATCGAGAAGGCCACGTCCACGGCCCGCAAGATGGTCACCCAGTACGGCATGAGCGAACGCGTCGGAGCTGTGAAGCTTGGCCAGGGTGGTGGCGAGCCGTTCCTTGGCCGCGACGCTGCCCAGGAACGGAACTTCTCCGATCAGATCGCCTACGTTGTGGATGAGGAAGTCCGCCGCCTGATCGATCAGGCACACGACGAGGCCTACGCCATCCTGACGGAAAACCGGGATGTCCTGGACCGCCTGGCCTTGGAACTGCTGGAACGGGAAACCCTCAACCAGCAGGAAATCGCGGACATCTTCCACGACATCCGCAAGCGCGATTTCCGCGAGATCTGGTTGTCCAAGGAATCCCGCCCGGTCCAGTCGTTGCCTCCGGTTGAGAGCCGCGCTGAGAAGGCCGAGCGCGAAGCCCAGGAAGAAGCCAAGGAGGCCCGCCTGGACGAGCCTTTGGACGTTGTGCCACCGCATGCCCAGGGCGTGAGCGGCCAGGAGCCTTTCGGGATTCCGGGGCCCGACGGCGGCAACGACTCCACGCATCGCGGCTAA
- the folE gene encoding GTP cyclohydrolase I FolE, with product MTHFDDDDDLAAAHGSAVGGQHSLKVDRPRIEAAVREILLAIGEDPDRGGLQDTPKRVAKAYAEVFAGLHQHPEEVLSTTFDLDHEELVLVKDIPFYSTCEHHLVPFHGVAHVGYIPSHDGKVTGLSKLARLVDIYARRPQVQERLTTQIVEALVKHLNPRGAIVVVECEHMCMSMRGIRKPGAKTVTSAVRGQLHDPATRAEAMSLILGR from the coding sequence GTGACTCATTTCGACGACGACGACGACCTCGCCGCCGCCCACGGTTCTGCCGTGGGCGGGCAGCACAGCCTCAAGGTGGACCGCCCGCGCATTGAAGCGGCTGTCCGCGAAATCCTGTTGGCCATAGGTGAAGATCCTGATCGTGGCGGCCTCCAGGACACGCCCAAGCGCGTAGCCAAGGCATACGCAGAGGTTTTCGCGGGGCTGCACCAGCATCCTGAAGAGGTCCTCTCCACCACCTTTGACCTGGACCATGAAGAGCTTGTCCTGGTGAAGGACATCCCCTTCTACTCCACGTGCGAGCACCACTTGGTGCCGTTCCACGGAGTAGCGCATGTCGGTTACATTCCGTCACATGACGGCAAAGTGACCGGCCTGAGCAAGCTGGCACGCCTGGTGGATATTTACGCCCGCCGCCCACAGGTGCAGGAACGGTTGACCACCCAGATTGTCGAGGCCCTTGTAAAGCACCTCAACCCACGCGGCGCCATTGTGGTAGTGGAATGCGAGCACATGTGCATGTCCATGCGCGGCATCCGCAAGCCCGGCGCAAAGACCGTCACCAGTGCGGTGCGCGGTCAACTCCATGACCCGGCCACCCGCGCCGAGGCCATGAGCCTCATACTCGGAAGGTAA
- the folP gene encoding dihydropteroate synthase, translating into MDSLAAAPGTGPATSPLPILRKPRPAARFEDLPKDRTLVMGILNVTPDSFSDGGTHRTPDSAIATGLRMFYAGADIIDVGGESTRSGAEPVTPEEEQQRVLPVIEALVKAGALVSIDTMHTSTAEAAVAAGAAIINDVSGLTIEPGMPELVARTKVPYILTHRRGDARTMDSLTDYGNVTEDVVAELTGVRDKLYAAGVAPEQIIVDPGLGFSKNEDQNWEILRNLNQLFALGHKVMVAASRKRFLGSLLTVAGKSAAPTERDAATAAITALSAAQGAWAVRVHDVGSSLDAVKVAARTAR; encoded by the coding sequence ATGGACTCCCTCGCTGCAGCACCCGGCACCGGCCCGGCCACAAGCCCGCTGCCGATTCTCCGCAAACCGCGTCCCGCGGCCAGGTTCGAGGACCTGCCAAAGGACCGCACGCTCGTCATGGGAATCCTGAACGTCACCCCTGATTCCTTCAGCGACGGCGGCACGCACCGCACGCCGGATTCCGCCATCGCCACTGGCCTGCGAATGTTCTACGCCGGCGCGGACATCATCGACGTCGGCGGTGAATCCACCCGTTCGGGTGCTGAACCGGTGACGCCGGAAGAAGAGCAACAGCGGGTTCTGCCCGTCATCGAAGCCCTGGTGAAGGCTGGCGCATTGGTGAGCATCGATACGATGCACACGTCCACAGCTGAGGCCGCCGTTGCAGCCGGCGCGGCCATCATCAACGATGTTTCCGGCCTGACCATCGAGCCGGGTATGCCCGAGCTCGTGGCGCGCACCAAGGTTCCGTACATTTTGACGCACCGCCGTGGTGATGCGCGGACCATGGACAGCCTCACTGATTACGGCAATGTCACCGAGGACGTGGTGGCTGAACTTACCGGTGTCCGGGACAAGCTCTACGCCGCCGGAGTGGCGCCTGAGCAGATCATCGTTGATCCCGGCCTCGGTTTCTCCAAGAACGAGGACCAGAACTGGGAAATCCTCCGGAACCTCAACCAGCTCTTCGCGCTCGGCCACAAGGTGATGGTGGCTGCTTCCCGCAAACGGTTCCTGGGTTCCCTGCTCACCGTGGCCGGCAAGTCAGCGGCCCCCACTGAGCGGGATGCCGCCACGGCTGCAATCACCGCTTTGAGCGCCGCCCAGGGTGCGTGGGCGGTTCGCGTTCACGACGTCGGCTCCAGCCTTGACGCTGTCAAGGTCGCCGCCCGTACTGCCCGCTGA
- the folB gene encoding dihydroneopterin aldolase produces MDKITLTGVTAVGYHGVFDFERRDGQPFVVDAVLHTDFTKAAETDDLQYTAHYGEVAELITKLIEGEPLNLIEALAVRIAEAILANYTVAAVDVTVHKPKAPIEVPFGDVTVSVHRERS; encoded by the coding sequence GTGGACAAAATTACTCTGACCGGAGTCACTGCAGTGGGCTATCACGGCGTTTTCGATTTCGAGCGCCGTGATGGCCAGCCATTTGTAGTGGATGCCGTTCTGCACACCGATTTCACCAAGGCCGCCGAAACGGATGACCTGCAGTACACGGCCCACTACGGCGAAGTTGCCGAACTGATCACCAAACTCATCGAGGGCGAGCCCTTGAACCTGATTGAGGCCTTGGCCGTCAGGATTGCCGAGGCCATTCTGGCGAACTACACCGTGGCCGCGGTCGACGTCACCGTCCACAAACCCAAGGCGCCCATTGAGGTGCCTTTCGGTGACGTGACCGTCAGCGTCCACCGGGAGCGGTCATGA
- the folK gene encoding 2-amino-4-hydroxy-6-hydroxymethyldihydropteridine diphosphokinase, with protein sequence MTPAFTKAILALGSNLGERNDTLSTAVADLVDPLEVRLLGVSPVVQTKPVGGPEGQPDFLNMVMAVETTLSPMELLQHCQAVEQKHHRVRDVRWGPRTLDVDIIVFGDGTSDDPVLTLPHPRAAERAFVLYPWSLLEPHAQLDGHSVADLAAVASDMPDICPFDGYGDVAGVPAHGSVEQS encoded by the coding sequence ATGACTCCGGCGTTCACCAAAGCCATCCTTGCCCTGGGCAGTAACCTTGGCGAACGCAATGACACCTTGTCCACTGCCGTGGCCGACCTCGTTGATCCGCTGGAGGTGAGGTTGCTGGGCGTATCGCCGGTGGTGCAGACCAAGCCTGTGGGTGGCCCTGAGGGCCAGCCCGATTTCCTGAACATGGTGATGGCCGTGGAGACCACGCTTTCGCCGATGGAACTGCTGCAGCACTGCCAGGCAGTGGAGCAGAAGCATCACCGGGTCAGGGACGTGCGTTGGGGTCCCCGAACGTTGGATGTGGACATCATCGTTTTTGGTGATGGCACCAGCGATGATCCCGTACTCACTCTTCCGCATCCCCGGGCAGCGGAGCGGGCGTTCGTGCTCTACCCGTGGTCTTTGCTGGAACCCCATGCGCAACTGGACGGCCACAGCGTGGCTGACCTCGCCGCCGTCGCGTCCGACATGCCGGACATCTGCCCCTTTGACGGGTATGGCGACGTTGCCGGCGTTCCGGCCCACGGTTCGGTGGAGCAGTCATGA
- a CDS encoding DUF3180 domain-containing protein: MKAMRPVVLVLIAVIATIIGWGATTATNRFSMPTPVLPVSALITMGVIVGLTLIMGIRVLRWRNGNKKNMLSPILAARTLVLAQACAYAGTLLLGWHAGIAADLLWVNLRSGEGILWNALLMGCGGVVMVVVGLVVERFCRIPPEDLEGGTGGPKTRRGETKGEGEYAYRGD; this comes from the coding sequence ATGAAAGCCATGCGACCCGTGGTCCTGGTGCTCATCGCTGTCATTGCCACCATTATTGGCTGGGGGGCCACCACAGCCACCAACCGTTTCAGCATGCCCACCCCGGTCCTGCCGGTTTCGGCGCTGATCACCATGGGTGTGATCGTGGGCCTCACCTTGATCATGGGCATCCGCGTTCTGCGCTGGCGCAACGGAAACAAGAAGAACATGCTCAGCCCCATCCTTGCCGCCAGGACCCTGGTGCTGGCCCAGGCCTGCGCTTACGCGGGTACGTTGCTCCTGGGGTGGCACGCCGGCATTGCCGCGGACCTGCTCTGGGTCAACCTGCGCAGCGGTGAAGGAATTCTGTGGAACGCGCTGCTGATGGGCTGCGGCGGCGTGGTCATGGTGGTTGTGGGTCTGGTGGTGGAGCGGTTCTGCCGTATCCCACCGGAGGACCTGGAAGGCGGTACCGGCGGCCCCAAGACGCGTCGCGGAGAAACCAAGGGTGAAGGCGAATATGCATACCGCGGCGATTGA
- a CDS encoding PH domain-containing protein: MHTAAIDPPGVQWLRVSPKYVTVRLVEWAIGNLVVVAILCLPLVFVLLGWWRWPPLWLAITVPAAMLVLALWRLVLIPRQVRAIGYAERDDDLLIRRGIFFQRTMVVPYGRMQYVDVAVGPVERSLGLCTLKLHTASPGTNAHLPGLPAQEGARLREQLSARGEARLAGL, from the coding sequence ATGCATACCGCGGCGATTGATCCCCCCGGCGTTCAATGGCTGAGGGTTTCGCCAAAATACGTCACTGTGCGGCTGGTGGAATGGGCCATCGGCAACCTTGTGGTGGTGGCAATCCTCTGCCTCCCCTTGGTCTTTGTGCTCTTGGGCTGGTGGCGTTGGCCTCCGCTGTGGCTGGCAATCACCGTCCCTGCGGCCATGCTGGTGCTTGCTCTGTGGCGGCTGGTGTTGATTCCCCGCCAAGTACGGGCCATTGGCTACGCGGAACGGGACGATGACCTGTTGATCCGCCGCGGTATCTTCTTCCAGCGGACCATGGTTGTCCCCTATGGGCGGATGCAATACGTTGACGTGGCCGTCGGCCCTGTGGAGCGGAGCCTTGGTTTGTGCACGTTGAAGCTGCACACCGCTTCGCCGGGGACAAACGCGCATCTTCCTGGGCTCCCGGCCCAGGAGGGCGCACGTTTGCGTGAGCAGCTCTCAGCCCGCGGAGAAGCCAGGTTGGCCGGGCTGTGA
- a CDS encoding PH domain-containing protein, which yields MSLEGTAEQSPGDKAVDGGWQRVHPASPFVRGWVALAAVGYFFGRDAFERVLQGREFVDPTLNSRAPWLLAGGALVLLVTVGGFVLSWYFTRYQVADGYVRVNTGFLFKQQRQARLDRVQAIDIVQPLLARIFGLAELKFEVADAGESAVRLAYLPLSRAKQLRAAILARAAGVVVGAESVEDIPEAPEHVVLFVPHGRLIGSLLLSEQTVAIVLGAAASVAISVWTENNAIFFALIPAILGIGAAYWSSFNKGYNFTAAISPDGIRLRYGLLDTQAQTVPPGRIQAVKVTQPPIWRMLGWYRMHVNVAGYGGTAGNENAARTTLLPVGLKSDVLRMMSLVLPDPGVEDPESVFTAGLVGLAPAAMPPAAIPSAADGFVTTPRRARLLAPLGWRRNGFRATRTALLIRSGRWWRVLILVPHQRTQSMALHQGPLARRFGVADLVLHTTAGPVVPRVYQAGIEQAVGLFDQQAARAREARKRQTSEQWLAQVAPLAPEVAAAAAHPQPAAPQAIPQQAAPHDAATHQQQEDHHHG from the coding sequence GTGAGCCTGGAGGGTACTGCGGAGCAGAGCCCGGGGGACAAAGCCGTCGACGGCGGTTGGCAGCGGGTCCACCCGGCGTCGCCGTTTGTCCGGGGCTGGGTGGCGCTGGCCGCCGTCGGGTATTTCTTTGGACGGGACGCTTTTGAGCGCGTCCTTCAGGGCAGGGAGTTTGTGGATCCCACGCTCAACAGCCGGGCGCCGTGGCTGTTGGCGGGTGGGGCGTTGGTCCTCCTGGTGACTGTTGGCGGTTTTGTCCTGAGTTGGTATTTCACGCGCTACCAAGTGGCCGATGGCTATGTCCGCGTCAACACAGGCTTCCTTTTCAAGCAGCAACGGCAGGCGCGTTTGGACCGGGTCCAGGCGATCGACATTGTCCAGCCGCTTCTGGCCCGGATCTTTGGCTTGGCGGAGCTCAAGTTTGAGGTGGCCGACGCCGGTGAGTCGGCAGTGCGCCTGGCTTACCTGCCGTTGTCCCGGGCCAAGCAGTTGCGCGCTGCGATCCTGGCCAGGGCGGCAGGTGTGGTGGTGGGAGCGGAATCTGTGGAGGACATCCCGGAAGCTCCCGAGCATGTGGTGTTGTTCGTACCGCATGGCCGCCTCATCGGGTCCCTGCTTCTGAGCGAGCAGACCGTCGCGATTGTCCTGGGCGCTGCGGCCTCGGTGGCCATTTCAGTGTGGACGGAAAACAATGCCATTTTCTTCGCGTTGATTCCGGCCATTCTGGGCATCGGGGCGGCGTACTGGAGCTCCTTTAACAAGGGCTACAACTTCACTGCGGCCATTTCCCCCGACGGTATCCGCCTGAGATACGGCCTCTTGGATACCCAGGCGCAAACCGTGCCGCCGGGACGTATTCAGGCGGTCAAAGTCACTCAGCCGCCCATTTGGCGCATGCTCGGGTGGTACCGGATGCACGTCAACGTGGCGGGTTACGGAGGAACCGCCGGGAACGAAAACGCGGCCCGCACCACCCTGCTTCCCGTTGGCCTTAAGTCGGACGTCCTCCGGATGATGAGCCTGGTGCTTCCCGATCCCGGAGTGGAAGATCCTGAATCGGTCTTCACGGCAGGGCTGGTGGGTCTGGCTCCCGCCGCAATGCCTCCCGCCGCAATTCCTTCAGCCGCGGATGGTTTCGTCACCACCCCCCGACGCGCCCGATTGCTGGCGCCGCTGGGTTGGCGGCGGAACGGTTTCCGCGCCACACGGACTGCGCTGTTGATCCGGTCCGGGCGGTGGTGGCGTGTGCTGATCCTGGTCCCGCACCAGAGGACGCAGTCCATGGCGCTCCACCAAGGGCCGTTGGCGCGACGCTTCGGTGTGGCCGATCTTGTCCTCCACACCACCGCCGGTCCCGTGGTGCCCAGGGTCTACCAAGCAGGTATCGAACAGGCCGTTGGTCTTTTTGATCAGCAGGCCGCGCGGGCGAGGGAAGCCCGGAAACGGCAGACCAGCGAACAGTGGCTGGCCCAGGTTGCACCCCTGGCACCGGAGGTCGCCGCTGCGGCAGCCCACCCGCAACCGGCAGCCCCGCAGGCAATTCCCCAGCAAGCAGCCCCCCACGACGCAGCAACACATCAACAGCAGGAGGACCACCACCATGGCTAG
- a CDS encoding Rossmann-like and DUF2520 domain-containing protein yields the protein MARPGRLGVGIIGAGKVGAVLGAALRAAEHAVVGVSAVSEASRERAETLLPGVPVLDIQDIVERAELVLLAVPDDSLGELVEGLSTLGAWQPGQLVAHTSGRFGVGILNPVRAVGAIPLALHPAMTFTGMSLDLTRLMDCTFGVTADAAMLPIAQALVVEMGAEPVVIAEGDRTLYHAALAHSSNHMVTLVAQASQMLREIGVDSPESMLGPLLRATLENALASGESALTGPVARGDAGTVLAHTQALKEYDGGAGGDVLAAYQAMAQATARRAENRGMLRPEQVTEIGKALGPDSTLPEGN from the coding sequence ATGGCTAGGCCAGGACGACTCGGAGTCGGCATCATCGGGGCCGGAAAGGTGGGTGCCGTCCTTGGTGCCGCATTGCGCGCTGCCGAGCACGCCGTCGTCGGGGTTTCCGCGGTGTCCGAGGCCAGCCGCGAACGGGCCGAAACCCTGCTGCCGGGGGTTCCGGTGCTGGATATCCAGGACATCGTTGAACGTGCGGAGTTGGTCCTGCTGGCCGTTCCGGACGATTCGCTGGGCGAGCTGGTGGAAGGACTGTCCACGTTGGGAGCCTGGCAGCCCGGGCAGTTGGTGGCGCACACCTCCGGCCGGTTCGGCGTCGGGATCCTCAACCCGGTCCGTGCCGTGGGAGCCATTCCTTTGGCACTGCACCCCGCCATGACGTTTACAGGCATGAGCCTGGACCTGACCCGCCTGATGGATTGCACCTTCGGCGTGACGGCGGATGCCGCGATGCTGCCGATCGCCCAGGCGCTGGTCGTGGAAATGGGCGCGGAGCCCGTGGTCATCGCCGAGGGCGACCGCACGCTGTATCACGCAGCCTTGGCCCACAGCTCCAACCACATGGTGACGTTGGTGGCGCAGGCTTCGCAGATGCTGCGCGAGATCGGCGTCGATTCCCCGGAGTCCATGCTGGGTCCCCTCCTGCGGGCCACGTTGGAGAATGCTTTGGCATCGGGCGAGTCAGCCCTGACGGGACCCGTTGCCCGTGGTGATGCAGGCACGGTTTTGGCCCACACGCAGGCTCTGAAGGAATACGACGGCGGTGCAGGCGGCGATGTTCTGGCCGCTTACCAGGCCATGGCGCAGGCCACTGCACGCAGGGCGGAAAACCGGGGAATGCTGCGACCGGAACAAGTGACGGAAATTGGCAAGGCGCTGGGACCCGATTCCACTCTGCCGGAAGGAAACTGA
- the panC gene encoding pantoate--beta-alanine ligase yields MAIRIVTTASELRAESARLLTAKGGSSQGLVPTMGALHAGHAALARTAVAENDVVVATIFVNPLQFGDAVDLDRYPRTLDADAALLEAEGVDLVFAPSVDEVYPGGQPLVRVTSGPLGEKWEGASRPGHFDGALTVVAKLLHYGLPGGAAADGSTPAYRAYFGQKDAQQLALVKRMVADLNFPVEIVPVPIVRSEDGLALSSRNRFLSDQERDAALVLSRALRLIESRAKAREPLDLDSAVALVKSQPLVELDYFDVVDPATLEPLAEDCRESPFRGEGLAIIAAKVGPVRLIDNAPLFS; encoded by the coding sequence ATGGCCATCAGGATTGTCACCACTGCTTCGGAACTGCGGGCAGAAAGCGCCCGGCTGCTGACCGCAAAGGGCGGCAGCTCGCAGGGCCTGGTACCCACCATGGGTGCTTTGCACGCAGGCCATGCCGCCCTGGCGAGGACAGCCGTTGCTGAGAACGACGTTGTTGTCGCCACCATTTTCGTGAACCCGCTGCAGTTCGGTGACGCCGTGGATCTGGACCGGTACCCGCGGACACTTGATGCCGATGCCGCGCTCCTCGAAGCCGAGGGCGTGGACTTGGTCTTCGCGCCATCGGTGGACGAGGTGTACCCGGGAGGTCAGCCCCTGGTGCGTGTGACGTCCGGTCCGCTCGGCGAAAAGTGGGAAGGCGCCTCGCGTCCCGGGCACTTCGACGGTGCGCTCACCGTGGTGGCCAAGTTGCTGCACTACGGCTTGCCCGGCGGGGCAGCAGCGGACGGTTCGACGCCGGCCTACCGCGCCTACTTTGGCCAGAAGGACGCGCAGCAGTTGGCCCTGGTGAAGCGCATGGTGGCAGACCTCAATTTCCCGGTGGAGATTGTGCCGGTGCCCATTGTTCGCAGTGAAGACGGCTTGGCGCTGTCCAGCCGTAACCGCTTCCTTTCGGACCAGGAACGCGACGCCGCGCTGGTCCTGTCCCGAGCTTTGCGCCTTATTGAGTCCCGCGCGAAGGCGCGCGAACCACTGGACCTGGACTCCGCCGTCGCGCTCGTTAAATCCCAGCCGCTGGTGGAACTGGACTACTTCGACGTCGTAGATCCCGCCACTCTGGAACCCCTGGCCGAGGACTGCAGGGAGTCGCCTTTCCGGGGCGAGGGCCTGGCGATCATCGCCGCAAAAGTGGGGCCCGTGCGGCTGATCGACAACGCTCCACTGTTCTCCTAG
- a CDS encoding DHA2 family efflux MFS transporter permease subunit, which produces MSTDVTSDANGKPGTGTSVAGAATSGPAAPQQGPESQAPTSGKMSRESVTVIITLLVATFVVILNETIMNVALQRLMVDLQVSASTVQWLATGFMLTMAVVIPTTGFILQRMSTRGAFMLAMGLFSGGTLLAALAPGFLVLLLARIVQAGGTAIMLPLLMTTILTLVPMSKRGAVMGNVSIAISVAPAMGPTVSGIILDNFSWRFMFVFVLPVAVAAFAIGAKYLTNVGEREKTTLDVGSVILTVPAFGGLVYGLSQIGGADAGIVPVIALVVGVLCLALFVVRQLKLQKSDAPLLDLRAFKFRMFTVSTLLMVVAMMALFGGVILLPLYLQNTLHLEPLQTGLALLPGGLAMGLLGPVIGRIFDKVGPLPLTVTGSVLMVLTLWQFSRLDEGSALGWVIALHVALSVGLALLFTPAFTTGLNPLPPHLYSHGSAIISTAQQVSGAAGTALLVSIYAVVSAASGQVAGMQSAFMAATVIAVAAVVLGAMMRKTEGAGGHGGH; this is translated from the coding sequence ATGTCTACCGACGTCACTTCCGACGCCAACGGCAAACCCGGAACCGGGACTTCAGTTGCGGGTGCCGCCACGTCCGGACCCGCAGCACCGCAGCAGGGACCGGAGTCGCAAGCGCCGACGTCGGGAAAAATGTCCCGCGAGTCCGTCACCGTGATCATCACCCTGTTGGTGGCCACCTTCGTGGTGATCCTGAACGAGACCATCATGAACGTTGCCTTGCAGCGGCTGATGGTGGATCTCCAGGTGAGTGCTTCCACCGTTCAGTGGCTGGCCACGGGCTTCATGCTGACCATGGCAGTGGTCATCCCCACCACCGGTTTCATCCTGCAACGGATGAGTACCCGCGGTGCCTTCATGCTGGCCATGGGGTTGTTCTCCGGCGGTACCCTGCTGGCCGCCTTGGCGCCTGGGTTCCTTGTGCTGTTGCTGGCCAGGATCGTGCAGGCCGGTGGAACGGCCATCATGCTGCCGCTGCTGATGACCACCATCCTCACGCTGGTGCCCATGTCCAAGCGTGGTGCCGTGATGGGCAACGTCAGCATTGCCATTTCGGTGGCGCCGGCCATGGGGCCCACGGTTTCGGGGATCATCCTGGATAACTTCTCGTGGCGTTTCATGTTTGTGTTCGTGCTCCCGGTCGCTGTGGCAGCCTTTGCGATCGGCGCCAAGTACCTCACCAACGTGGGTGAGCGTGAGAAGACCACCCTGGATGTGGGCTCCGTGATCCTGACTGTTCCCGCTTTCGGTGGCTTGGTGTACGGACTCAGCCAGATCGGTGGTGCCGATGCCGGCATAGTGCCGGTGATCGCATTGGTGGTTGGCGTCCTGTGCCTTGCGCTGTTTGTTGTCCGCCAGCTGAAACTGCAGAAGTCCGATGCCCCGCTCCTGGACCTGCGCGCTTTCAAATTCCGCATGTTCACCGTTTCCACGCTGCTCATGGTGGTGGCCATGATGGCACTGTTTGGCGGCGTGATCCTTCTTCCGCTGTACCTCCAGAACACCCTGCACCTGGAGCCGCTGCAGACCGGGTTGGCTCTTCTTCCGGGTGGCCTGGCCATGGGCCTGCTGGGTCCGGTCATCGGACGGATCTTCGACAAAGTTGGTCCCTTGCCGTTGACGGTCACCGGCTCGGTCCTCATGGTCCTGACCTTGTGGCAGTTCTCGCGGTTGGATGAGGGCAGCGCGCTGGGGTGGGTGATCGCTCTTCACGTCGCCCTGAGCGTTGGCTTGGCGTTGCTGTTCACTCCGGCCTTCACCACTGGCTTGAATCCGCTGCCGCCGCACTTGTACTCCCACGGCTCGGCCATCATCAGTACCGCGCAGCAGGTTTCCGGTGCCGCCGGTACCGCCCTGTTGGTTTCCATCTATGCCGTGGTGTCCGCAGCCTCCGGACAGGTTGCCGGTATGCAGTCCGCGTTCATGGCGGCAACGGTCATTGCCGTAGCTGCGGTGGTCCTGGGCGCCATGATGCGCAAGACCGAGGGCGCCGGCGGCCACGGCGGCCACTGA